Part of the Candidatus Deferrimicrobium sp. genome, ACCGGGTGCAACCTCCGATGCCGGTACTGCGACACCACGTACGCCTACGATGCCGGCGAGGAATTCCCGCTCGATGAGGTCGTCTCCCGGGTCATTGCCTTCGGGCTCACCCGCGCGTGCGTCACCGGGGGGGAGCCGCTGCTCCAGGAGGAGGCGTCCACCCTCGTCGCGATGCTGCTCGACCGCGGACAGGAAGTGCTCGTGGAGACGAACGGCACCCTTTCCCTTTCCGGGCTCGACCCGCGGGCGGTGAAGATCATGGACGTGAAGTGCCCTTCCTCCGGCGAGGCCCGGAAGATGCTATGGGATAATTTCCGCCATCTGACGGAGCGGGACGAGGTGAAGTTCGTCATCTCCTCGGAGGAGGATTACCGGTACGCGAAGGAAGTGGCGGCGCGGTACCGCCGCGAAAGGAAATGGGGCATCCTCCTCTCTCCCGCGTTCGGGCTCCTCGCGCCCGAGCGGCTCGCCGGGTGGATGGTCGGGGACGGCCTCGACGCCCGGTTCCAGTTGCAGCTCCACAAGCTCGTCTGGGGACCGGACCGGAGGGGGGTATGAGGAGGTGACATCGGGAGGCAAGCCGATCGGGATCGCCCTGGTCAGCGGCGGGATGGACAGCCTTGTGATGGCCGAATTCTGCATGCGGGAGTCGGACCTTGCGCTGCTTCACGTGAACTACGGTCAGCGCACCGAGGCAAAGGAGCTCTCCTGCTTCCACGCCATCGCGGAGCACCTGAAAGTCCCCTCCTCCCGTCGACTCGTAGCGGACATCGGGTACCTGAAGCGGATCGGTGGGAGCGCCCTGACCGACGGCGGGATCGACGTTCCGAACGCGGACCTTGGCCGGGAGGGAGTCCCTGTCACCTACGT contains:
- a CDS encoding radical SAM protein; protein product: MLKVTEIFASVQGETSRSGYPFAFVRLTGCNLRCRYCDTTYAYDAGEEFPLDEVVSRVIAFGLTRACVTGGEPLLQEEASTLVAMLLDRGQEVLVETNGTLSLSGLDPRAVKIMDVKCPSSGEARKMLWDNFRHLTERDEVKFVISSEEDYRYAKEVAARYRRERKWGILLSPAFGLLAPERLAGWMVGDGLDARFQLQLHKLVWGPDRRGV